Proteins found in one Sporosarcina jeotgali genomic segment:
- a CDS encoding class I SAM-dependent methyltransferase — MTDQETDKLLHIRTEGTIEILQSSAHYNRYEATPYSVLDALFDIYPLRSTDHLVDFGCGKGRVPIYSVYRFGNFVTGIDLNGRLLQEAFINLADFRASRKRFRGSIEFEQTTAETYEIQAEQNVFYFFNPFSVEIFKTVIGNVLDSVERDKRPVDIILYYPTTAFVYYLEEQTPFERIEELPIPALSIDNDDERILIYRYE, encoded by the coding sequence ATGACTGATCAAGAAACAGACAAGCTCCTTCACATACGAACGGAAGGAACTATTGAAATTTTACAAAGTTCAGCTCACTATAACCGGTATGAAGCAACGCCCTACAGTGTGCTGGATGCATTATTTGACATCTATCCGTTGCGTTCAACTGACCATCTTGTCGATTTTGGATGCGGAAAAGGGCGTGTGCCAATCTATAGCGTATACCGTTTTGGGAATTTCGTTACAGGAATCGATTTGAATGGTCGATTGCTGCAAGAAGCATTTATTAACCTGGCGGACTTTCGAGCTTCACGGAAACGTTTTCGCGGCTCAATTGAATTTGAACAAACAACAGCAGAAACGTACGAGATTCAAGCTGAACAAAATGTGTTCTACTTTTTCAACCCATTCTCTGTGGAGATTTTTAAAACAGTCATTGGGAACGTATTAGATTCTGTTGAGCGTGATAAGCGTCCAGTAGACATCATCCTTTATTATCCGACGACGGCGTTCGTATACTATCTTGAAGAACAGACTCCGTTTGAACGAATTGAAGAACTGCCAATCCCTGCGTTATCAATCGACAATGACGATGAACGTATTTTAATCTATCGATATGAATAA
- a CDS encoding magnesium transporter CorA family protein codes for MYFSFKHNNWEWIEVEQQTDLKAELSHQSHMSSKWLETLEKNKQDVIGNSTAVSGEEALWGRLTYEQSMRSKDENKTFSFFLTKDTLLTSQLNQNLFPEEARKEMEQKLDVSENAVQAFIVLLNAVLHKFLEQIDQFEYRLRELIWGIKDNNNLDLLERIAQSRHELIIWNNLVIPLVETHMTIEETFEDEQLGTIEHERLCIRLKRIRMLISEYSKEVEALTDMETLVSNQRGNEIIKTLTVITTIFTPAAVFGAIWGMNFKSIPEFEWAHGYAFALTVILSSTFGLYFYLKKKGWMGEILKTKSKQSMFK; via the coding sequence GTGTATTTTTCTTTTAAGCATAACAATTGGGAGTGGATTGAAGTTGAGCAGCAAACCGACTTGAAAGCAGAACTTTCCCATCAATCCCATATGAGCAGCAAGTGGCTGGAAACTCTTGAAAAGAACAAGCAGGACGTCATCGGCAACTCAACGGCTGTTTCAGGTGAAGAAGCACTTTGGGGAAGACTAACGTACGAACAAAGCATGCGCAGTAAAGATGAAAATAAAACGTTCTCATTTTTCTTAACGAAAGATACACTGTTAACGTCACAGTTGAATCAGAATCTTTTTCCAGAGGAAGCGCGTAAGGAGATGGAACAAAAACTGGATGTATCGGAAAATGCAGTTCAAGCGTTTATCGTACTTCTGAATGCCGTTTTGCATAAGTTCCTCGAACAGATTGATCAGTTCGAATATCGATTACGAGAGCTGATTTGGGGAATCAAAGACAATAATAACTTGGATTTGCTGGAACGCATTGCACAGAGCAGACATGAATTAATCATTTGGAATAACTTAGTCATTCCGCTAGTGGAAACTCATATGACGATAGAAGAAACTTTTGAAGATGAACAACTTGGGACAATTGAACATGAAAGGTTATGTATCAGATTAAAACGTATCCGGATGCTAATAAGCGAGTACAGTAAAGAAGTGGAAGCGCTAACGGACATGGAAACGCTCGTGTCTAATCAGCGGGGGAATGAAATTATAAAGACGCTTACCGTGATAACGACAATCTTTACACCTGCAGCAGTATTTGGGGCGATCTGGGGTATGAACTTTAAGTCGATTCCAGAGTTTGAGTGGGCACATGGATATGCCTTTGCTCTTACCGTCATTCTGTCTTCCACGTTCGGTCTTTACTTCTACTTAAAAAAGAAGGGCTGGATGGGAGAAATTCTGAAAACCAAATCGAAACAGTCTATGTTTAAGTGA
- a CDS encoding CBS domain-containing protein yields the protein MRVRDLLVSRNYVTTVNDQDTVTEALDKIRKSGFRSVPVVDANDNYKGMIYKIHLIEYLYEQNGDADATLDMIVKHQEDSIEETSSFLDALLKIKALPFISVTDHGKLVGILTHNKIEGVFQDAFGVNTGGLNLTISSTEARGMIEKLARTLRGENIEGMLTLDNGSVLVRRVVLTLEGEKSEDEIETLRAKLEKAGFRILQMERLEKQI from the coding sequence ATGCGCGTACGTGACTTACTTGTTTCAAGAAATTATGTAACGACAGTTAATGATCAAGATACCGTAACCGAAGCACTCGATAAAATCAGGAAAAGCGGCTTTCGCTCCGTCCCTGTCGTGGATGCAAATGACAATTACAAAGGTATGATTTACAAAATCCACCTCATTGAATATTTGTACGAACAGAATGGCGACGCTGATGCGACGCTGGATATGATTGTGAAGCACCAAGAAGATTCCATTGAGGAGACTTCATCCTTCTTGGATGCGCTCTTAAAAATCAAAGCACTGCCTTTCATCTCAGTAACCGATCATGGAAAACTCGTCGGTATTCTGACACACAACAAAATTGAAGGTGTGTTCCAAGATGCGTTTGGCGTTAACACAGGCGGGTTGAATCTAACAATCTCCTCTACAGAAGCACGCGGGATGATTGAAAAGCTGGCGCGCACACTGCGCGGTGAAAACATTGAAGGTATGCTGACACTTGATAACGGTTCTGTTCTCGTAAGACGTGTTGTGCTGACACTTGAAGGTGAAAAGTCAGAAGATGAAATCGAAACACTTCGTGCGAAACTTGAGAAAGCAGGCTTCCGTATCCTTCAGATGGAACGTCTCGAAAAACAAATTTAA